In the Aneurinibacillus soli genome, one interval contains:
- a CDS encoding MgtC/SapB family protein, whose amino-acid sequence MTWEMILKLCLALLFGLCIGIDRQIKQKPLGLKPSMVICIASCLITIISIEAFSKFAGPTHPNMDPMRLAAQIISGVGFIGGGVILRRKNDVISGLTSASLIWASSGLGIAVGAGFYVEAICAVTLLIIAVNVVPSLIKFIGPNKLSRRDVHVKIVVEPNYRMTELIKTIERKNHVEDSKQEDHKIRHMRLKDVENGCQLIELIISAPENQYTTEIYYYIKKIDYVLTVEVEHL is encoded by the coding sequence ATGACATGGGAAATGATTCTAAAATTATGTCTTGCCTTATTGTTTGGATTATGTATTGGCATTGACCGACAAATTAAGCAAAAACCGCTCGGCTTAAAGCCAAGTATGGTCATCTGTATCGCCAGTTGTTTAATCACAATTATTTCCATAGAGGCATTTTCAAAATTTGCAGGTCCCACCCACCCAAATATGGACCCGATGAGACTCGCTGCCCAAATTATCAGCGGGGTCGGATTCATAGGGGGAGGTGTGATTTTACGGAGAAAAAACGATGTCATTTCCGGCTTAACGTCCGCTTCCTTAATATGGGCCTCATCCGGTCTTGGCATCGCAGTTGGAGCAGGTTTTTACGTTGAAGCGATTTGTGCTGTGACTCTGCTTATAATCGCAGTCAATGTCGTACCGTCTTTAATCAAATTCATCGGTCCAAACAAGCTTAGTAGACGAGATGTACACGTAAAAATTGTGGTAGAGCCAAACTATCGGATGACTGAATTAATCAAAACAATCGAGCGTAAAAATCACGTAGAAGATAGCAAGCAAGAGGACCATAAAATCCGTCATATGAGGCTGAAAGATGTAGAAAATGGTTGCCAACTCATCGAACTGATCATCTCAGCACCTGAAAACCAATATACAACAGAAATTTACTATTACATTAAAAAGATTGACTATGTGCTTACTGTCGAAGTAGAGCACTTATAA
- the ftsW gene encoding putative lipid II flippase FtsW, with amino-acid sequence MKTRGRPDFLILFLTLLLVGFGMVMIYSASSIASLTKFGTATYFMKKQLTWGIIGLLCMLVMMNIPYTFYKKHFVKIALGVFILLVVVLIPGIGMVQNGARRWINIGFGSLQPTEFANLAIIIYLSALITKKGETIQDIKKGLFPVIAVTGAFCGMIMLQPDFGSASILMITALAVIVAGGANLRHLLLAGIPISIIGVLFVVLSPYRWSRIQNMGNPWADEMDGLGHGYQLAHSYFALAHGGFTGAGFGKSIEKYLYLPEAHTDFIFAIMGEELGFIGVFVFLLIYIFFLWRILLITIQVQDPFAMLMGVGVVSLITIKAFINMGAVTGLLPITGVPLPFISYGGSSLLINMMSIGIILSISREKHKRDIQNIVNIEKNRVSKK; translated from the coding sequence ATGAAAACACGAGGCCGACCTGATTTCCTAATCCTTTTTCTTACTCTTCTCCTTGTAGGATTTGGAATGGTTATGATTTACAGCGCAAGTTCTATTGCTTCTCTTACTAAGTTCGGCACTGCCACTTATTTTATGAAAAAGCAGCTCACATGGGGAATTATCGGCTTACTGTGTATGCTCGTTATGATGAATATCCCCTATACTTTCTATAAGAAACACTTTGTAAAAATTGCTTTAGGTGTTTTCATTTTGCTCGTTGTCGTCCTGATTCCAGGCATTGGTATGGTGCAAAACGGGGCCCGTAGATGGATTAATATTGGCTTCGGGTCTCTCCAACCAACTGAATTTGCTAATCTCGCCATAATTATTTACTTGTCTGCCCTCATTACAAAAAAAGGGGAAACCATCCAGGATATAAAAAAGGGGCTTTTTCCTGTTATTGCGGTCACGGGGGCTTTTTGCGGGATGATCATGCTTCAGCCTGACTTCGGTTCAGCCTCGATTTTGATGATAACAGCCCTGGCCGTTATTGTAGCAGGTGGAGCAAATCTTAGGCATCTACTTCTAGCCGGGATTCCGATTTCAATAATAGGCGTTCTGTTTGTCGTTCTCTCCCCATATCGCTGGAGTCGAATACAGAATATGGGGAATCCGTGGGCAGATGAAATGGACGGTTTAGGACACGGATATCAGCTTGCTCACTCCTATTTTGCTCTCGCACATGGAGGTTTTACCGGAGCTGGATTCGGCAAAAGTATTGAAAAGTACCTGTACTTGCCTGAAGCTCATACCGATTTTATTTTTGCGATTATGGGAGAAGAGCTTGGATTTATCGGAGTCTTTGTTTTTCTGCTCATCTACATCTTCTTTTTGTGGCGAATTTTATTGATTACGATACAAGTTCAGGACCCTTTTGCTATGCTGATGGGTGTGGGAGTCGTCAGCCTGATTACCATAAAAGCATTTATCAATATGGGGGCTGTCACAGGATTACTTCCGATTACCGGTGTACCGCTACCATTTATTAGCTATGGCGGTTCTTCATTATTGATAAACATGATGAGCATTGGTATCATATTAAGCATTTCGCGCGAGAAGCATAAGCGAGATATCCAAAATATAGTGAATATAGAGAAGAACCGAGTGTCTAAAAAGTAA
- a CDS encoding CBS domain-containing protein, whose amino-acid sequence MTQRLQDIMTTNVATVQPHQSIAEAAKIMEDYNVGAVPVVENGQCVGMITDRDITVRAVAGHMDSNTRVNSIMTKNILTASANTSVHEAADMMARHQIRRLPVMDNNQVAGIVALGDLAVQNIYENEAGDALANISESSPGQG is encoded by the coding sequence ATGACACAACGTTTACAGGATATTATGACCACAAATGTTGCGACTGTTCAACCACATCAATCAATTGCGGAAGCTGCAAAGATTATGGAGGACTACAATGTAGGTGCTGTGCCGGTTGTGGAGAATGGACAGTGTGTCGGGATGATTACCGACCGCGACATTACAGTACGTGCGGTAGCTGGACACATGGACAGTAATACAAGAGTCAACAGTATCATGACTAAAAACATTTTGACCGCGTCTGCAAATACAAGCGTTCATGAAGCAGCTGATATGATGGCGCGCCACCAGATTCGTCGTTTGCCTGTTATGGACAACAATCAAGTAGCAGGTATTGTCGCACTCGGCGACCTGGCTGTCCAGAATATTTATGAGAATGAAGCGGGCGACGCACTGGCTAACATCTCTGAATCGTCTCCAGGCCAAGGCTAA
- a CDS encoding magnesium transporter, whose amino-acid sequence MMKLREYKFREEYTYYMLQALKGQQKELFRQDFLELHPTDQMEFFIELDETKRKTIYRFLTPTEFGEIFKELEPAKQNQCFVELDKLYTLEMIDHMSSDDAADFLGLLSPKQVDFFLNRLEKETAEDIKQLLSYQVESAGSLMTTEFVSISVSDRVSDVFDYLRREGEEPETIYYLYVTDEQQQLVGVVSLRDLIVAKGDQQVQNIMSSHVITVSVDTNKQEVARIVKKYGLLAVPVVVAGEQLVGIITFDDILSYL is encoded by the coding sequence ATGATGAAATTACGTGAGTATAAATTTCGTGAAGAATATACGTACTATATGTTACAAGCCTTAAAAGGACAGCAAAAGGAGCTTTTTCGCCAGGATTTTTTGGAGCTTCATCCAACCGATCAAATGGAGTTTTTTATCGAATTAGATGAAACAAAGCGGAAAACCATCTATCGATTCTTAACTCCAACAGAGTTCGGAGAAATTTTCAAAGAGCTTGAACCTGCGAAACAAAACCAATGTTTCGTAGAGCTAGATAAGCTTTACACATTGGAAATGATCGATCACATGTCTTCGGATGATGCAGCTGATTTTTTAGGCTTGCTATCGCCTAAGCAAGTTGATTTCTTTCTCAATCGACTAGAAAAAGAAACTGCCGAAGATATTAAACAGCTTTTATCGTATCAGGTAGAGTCAGCCGGATCATTAATGACGACTGAGTTTGTCAGTATTTCCGTTTCGGATCGGGTGTCTGATGTTTTCGATTATTTGCGGCGCGAAGGAGAAGAGCCGGAAACAATCTACTACCTTTATGTTACCGATGAACAACAGCAGTTGGTTGGTGTTGTATCCCTTCGCGATCTGATTGTAGCGAAAGGTGACCAACAAGTACAAAACATTATGAGTTCCCATGTTATTACCGTTTCGGTCGATACGAATAAACAAGAAGTTGCTCGAATCGTTAAAAAATACGGTTTGTTGGCGGTTCCCGTTGTCGTGGCAGGGGAACAACTTGTTGGTATTATAACGTTTGATGATATTCTTTCATACCTGTAA
- the rodA gene encoding rod shape-determining protein RodA, with protein sequence MSNEQLRSTLKKCRKLDFIILSLMLAFLCISTFAIYSATKDTSYAGLHIHNLGMFFVFSIIMIVLSLTDYRMYVHHLSYPLYGIGLLFLVLVLLFGDSINGSQRWLGFGAMKFQPSELLKIFLILILAKVLAKKNGANLELFRDVGVIGIITFIPFLLVLKQPDLGTSLVFLCISAGMLWVGNVRLTHVILAGSTFIGSLAAITSLYFVNFNFFSKIVKEHQLHRIQTFLDPASDPDRGWHVLNSKTAIGSGELFGKGFTEGKYVQGGFIPYAYSDSIYVVIGEEFGFLGSVVLLFLYFLLIYRMVNIALHCTELSGVYIIAGVISMLVLQIFENIAMHIGMMPLTGISLPFISYGGSSLLINMIALGLVLSVQIHQFEFNFLDK encoded by the coding sequence ATGAGCAATGAACAATTGAGATCGACTTTGAAAAAATGTAGAAAACTTGACTTTATTATTTTATCTCTTATGCTGGCTTTTTTGTGTATTAGTACGTTTGCTATTTATAGCGCAACGAAAGACACGTCTTATGCTGGCTTACACATACATAATTTAGGTATGTTTTTTGTGTTTTCTATTATAATGATAGTCCTCTCTCTAACTGACTATCGGATGTACGTTCATCATTTATCGTATCCGTTGTATGGGATCGGCTTGCTTTTTTTAGTTTTAGTTTTGCTGTTTGGAGACTCCATTAACGGATCACAAAGATGGTTAGGCTTTGGAGCTATGAAATTTCAACCTTCAGAACTCCTGAAAATATTCCTCATCCTCATTCTTGCCAAAGTGTTGGCAAAGAAAAATGGCGCAAATTTAGAATTGTTTCGCGATGTTGGAGTGATTGGGATTATTACGTTTATTCCTTTTTTACTAGTATTAAAGCAGCCCGATCTAGGCACATCTCTCGTATTCCTTTGCATTAGTGCCGGTATGCTTTGGGTAGGAAATGTGCGGCTCACACATGTTATCCTGGCGGGTTCCACCTTTATCGGCTCACTTGCAGCAATTACGAGTTTATACTTTGTTAATTTTAATTTTTTCTCAAAAATTGTGAAAGAGCACCAACTTCACCGTATTCAAACCTTCTTAGATCCGGCGAGTGATCCTGATCGGGGCTGGCATGTTCTTAATTCCAAAACGGCGATCGGTTCGGGCGAACTGTTTGGCAAAGGATTTACAGAAGGAAAGTATGTTCAAGGTGGCTTTATTCCCTATGCATATTCCGATTCTATTTATGTTGTGATTGGCGAAGAATTTGGGTTCCTCGGTTCGGTTGTGCTCCTCTTTCTTTATTTTCTACTGATTTATCGCATGGTCAATATTGCCCTACATTGCACCGAATTGTCTGGCGTATACATTATTGCTGGTGTTATTTCTATGCTCGTTTTACAGATTTTCGAAAACATTGCCATGCATATCGGGATGATGCCTCTAACTGGCATTTCTTTGCCTTTTATCAGTTATGGCGGGAGTTCACTTTTAATTAATATGATAGCTCTCGGTCTTGTCTTAAGTGTACAAATACACCAGTTTGAATTTAATTTTCTTGATAAATAA